From Cellulomonas dongxiuzhuiae, the proteins below share one genomic window:
- a CDS encoding RtcB family protein, which translates to MTSTFPVELRGAAAPTLMWAHEHDVEPAALQQLRNIASLPWVHGVRVMPDVHLGKGATVGSVIAMRDAVSPNAVGVDIGCGMIGVRTSLTASDLPDDLRALRSAVEARVPVGFRSHDEAVDLRRLRPIGARARTAEALAGAEAFWARFDGLSPRVRDLETRARRQLGSLGGGNHFLEVCLDLDDVVWLQLHSGSRNIGKSLAEVHVAVAKDLPHNQGLVDRDLAVLLAGTPQMDAYLHDLWWAQEYAARSRAVMMTLFVDAVRATFAGREVTFEEVANVHHNYVTTEHIDGADLVVTRKGAIRAGAGDLGLIPGSMGTGSYIVRGLGNPVSYWSASHGAGRRMSRNAAKRTYTLDDLAEQTAGVECRKDAGVLDEIPGAYKDLDQVIAAQEDLVEVVARLRTIVCVKG; encoded by the coding sequence ATGACCAGCACGTTCCCCGTCGAGCTGCGCGGCGCGGCCGCGCCCACGCTGATGTGGGCGCACGAGCACGACGTCGAGCCGGCCGCGCTGCAGCAGCTGCGCAACATCGCGTCCCTGCCGTGGGTGCACGGGGTCCGGGTCATGCCGGACGTGCACCTCGGCAAGGGCGCGACGGTGGGCTCGGTCATCGCGATGCGCGACGCGGTCTCCCCCAACGCCGTGGGCGTCGACATCGGGTGCGGCATGATCGGCGTCCGCACGTCGCTGACCGCGTCCGACCTGCCCGACGACCTGCGCGCGCTGCGGTCGGCCGTCGAGGCACGGGTCCCGGTCGGGTTCCGGTCCCACGACGAGGCCGTGGACCTGCGGCGCCTGCGGCCGATCGGCGCTCGGGCCCGCACGGCCGAGGCGCTGGCGGGCGCCGAGGCCTTCTGGGCGCGCTTCGACGGCCTGAGCCCGCGGGTCCGGGACCTGGAGACGCGGGCACGCCGGCAGCTGGGCTCGCTGGGTGGCGGCAACCACTTCCTCGAGGTCTGCCTCGACCTGGACGACGTCGTGTGGCTGCAGCTGCACTCGGGGTCGCGGAACATCGGCAAGTCGCTCGCAGAGGTGCACGTCGCCGTCGCGAAGGACCTGCCCCACAACCAGGGCCTCGTGGACCGGGACCTCGCCGTCCTGCTGGCCGGGACGCCGCAGATGGACGCCTACCTCCACGACCTGTGGTGGGCGCAGGAGTACGCGGCGCGGTCCCGGGCGGTGATGATGACGCTGTTCGTCGACGCCGTGCGGGCGACGTTCGCAGGGCGTGAGGTGACGTTCGAGGAGGTCGCGAACGTCCACCACAACTACGTCACGACCGAGCACATCGACGGTGCGGACCTCGTCGTGACCCGCAAGGGCGCGATCCGGGCCGGCGCCGGTGACCTGGGGCTCATCCCGGGGTCGATGGGCACGGGCTCGTACATCGTGCGGGGCCTCGGCAACCCGGTGTCGTACTGGTCGGCGTCCCACGGTGCGGGGCGGCGGATGTCGCGCAACGCGGCCAAGCGGACGTACACGCTCGACGACCTGGCGGAGCAGACCGCGGGCGTGGAGTGCCGCAAGGACGCCGGGGTGCTCGACGAGATCCCGGGCGCCTACAAGGACCTGGACCAGGTGATCGCTGCCCAGGAGGACCTCGTGGAGGTCGTCGCGCGGCTGCGCACGATCGTGTGTGTGAAGGGGTGA
- a CDS encoding cold-shock protein: MATGTVKWFNAEKGFGFIAPSDGSADVFAHFSAIVSTGGFRTLEENQQVEFEVTQGPKGLQASDIRPL, encoded by the coding sequence ATGGCCACCGGCACCGTTAAGTGGTTCAACGCTGAGAAGGGCTTCGGCTTCATCGCCCCCTCGGACGGCTCCGCTGACGTCTTCGCGCACTTCAGCGCGATCGTCTCCACGGGCGGCTTCCGCACGCTCGAGGAGAACCAGCAGGTCGAGTTCGAGGTCACGCAGGGCCCCAAGGGCCTGCAGGCGTCGGACATCCGTCCGCTCTGA
- a CDS encoding GNAT family N-acetyltransferase — MSDSPLPPPPSAGLSDVDIWPLTGLRVTCGDLELRAPDDRMLLDVARLAAQGVHAPDYMPFLVPWTRGTPVQVARSVMTYQWGLRQRTTPADWAIELAVVRDGQPLGMQGLYAKDFLVTRTAETGSWLGLRHQHGGIGTRMRLLVLHLLFEGLDARHATSSAFVDNPGSSGVSRKIGYRPNGVLHQARENGPVDSQLFVLDRADWDARRDELRLEVTIEGLAPVREQLGMV; from the coding sequence GTGAGCGACAGCCCTCTCCCCCCGCCGCCCTCGGCCGGCCTCTCGGACGTCGACATCTGGCCCCTGACGGGCCTGCGGGTCACGTGCGGGGACCTCGAGCTGCGGGCCCCCGACGACCGCATGCTGCTCGACGTGGCCCGGCTCGCGGCTCAGGGCGTCCACGCCCCGGACTACATGCCGTTCCTCGTCCCGTGGACGCGCGGCACGCCGGTGCAGGTCGCCCGCAGCGTCATGACGTACCAGTGGGGCCTGCGCCAGCGCACGACCCCGGCGGACTGGGCGATCGAGCTCGCGGTGGTCCGTGACGGGCAGCCGCTGGGCATGCAGGGCCTGTACGCCAAGGACTTCCTGGTCACGCGCACCGCGGAGACGGGCTCGTGGCTGGGGCTGCGCCACCAGCACGGCGGCATCGGGACGCGCATGCGCCTGCTCGTGCTGCACCTGCTGTTCGAGGGGCTCGACGCGCGCCACGCGACGAGCTCGGCGTTCGTCGACAACCCGGGCTCGTCCGGGGTGAGCCGCAAGATCGGTTACCGCCCCAACGGCGTGCTGCACCAGGCGCGCGAGAACGGCCCGGTCGACAGCCAGCTGTTCGTCCTCGACCGCGCCGACTGGGACGCCCGCCGTGACGAGCTGCGGCTCGAGGTGACCATCGAGGGCCTGGCGCCCGTCCGGGAGCAGCTCGGCATGGTGTGA
- a CDS encoding glycoside hydrolase family 9 protein — MPRTSARRARSRAVWAGAAVVAVVAGAVTLPAQAAQAAPAYNYAEALQKSMFFYQAQRSGDLPADYPVSWRGDSGMDDGKDVGKDLTGGWYDAGDHVKFGLPMAFTATMLAWGAIESPAGYTQAGQTDELRDNLRAVNDYFVKAHTAPNELYVQIGKGDDDHKWWGPAEVMTMARPSYKISASCPGSDAAAETAAAMASASIVFKGSDSAYAATLLTHAKQLYSFADTYRGKYSDCVTDAQSFYKSWSGYQDELVWGAYWLYKATGDATYLTKAESEYDKLSNENQTTTKSYKWTVAWDDKSYATYALLAMETGKQKYVDDANRWLDYWTVGVNGAKVTYSPGGMAVLDSWGALRYAANTSFVALVYSDWLTDTTRKARYHDFGVRQINYALGDNPRKASYVVGFGANPPKNPHHRTAHGSWLDSLKDPVETRHVLYGALVGGPGSANDAYTDDRGDYVANEVATDYNAGFTSALAYLTGEYGGTPLAGFPTAEKPDQDQFFVEAKLNQPQSGAFTEVKAIIRNRSAFPARSLTNASIRYWFTLDEGVPASSLSVSTNYTECGSQPAAVKHASGSLYYAEIGCAGQNIHPGGQSQHRREIQFRVQGTLQWNATNDPSFAGLPATGDPVKTTGITLHEGSTLLWGTVPDGTVGPTPTPTPTATATPTPTVTPTPTPTPSVTPAPVGSPRNLAVRLRSLGTVDATWDAPSTGAAVVGYDVEVVGGQSLRVTDRSATFYDLRNGTYVLRVRAVAAGGLTSPWVTTGFEVVDGFPTASPTSTPTSTPTPTPTSGPATCAVTYSANSWSSGFTASVRLKNTGSTPLTWSLTFDLTAGQQLQQGWSATWSQTGTRVTATGAAWNTTLAPGASVDLGFNGSHTGQNPAPTSFAVNGATCATG, encoded by the coding sequence ATGCCCCGCACCTCCGCCCGCCGCGCGCGCAGCCGCGCGGTGTGGGCCGGCGCCGCCGTCGTCGCGGTCGTCGCCGGAGCCGTCACCCTGCCCGCGCAGGCCGCACAGGCCGCGCCGGCGTACAACTACGCCGAGGCGCTCCAGAAGTCGATGTTCTTCTACCAGGCGCAGCGCTCGGGCGACCTGCCGGCCGACTACCCGGTGTCGTGGCGCGGCGACTCGGGCATGGACGACGGCAAGGACGTCGGCAAGGACCTCACGGGTGGCTGGTACGACGCGGGCGACCACGTGAAGTTCGGCCTGCCGATGGCGTTCACCGCGACGATGCTCGCGTGGGGCGCGATCGAGAGCCCCGCGGGCTACACGCAGGCCGGCCAGACCGACGAGCTGCGTGACAACCTGCGCGCCGTCAACGACTACTTCGTCAAGGCGCACACGGCGCCCAACGAGCTGTACGTGCAGATCGGCAAGGGCGACGACGACCACAAGTGGTGGGGACCCGCCGAGGTCATGACGATGGCCCGCCCGTCGTACAAGATCAGTGCCTCGTGCCCCGGCTCGGACGCCGCCGCCGAGACGGCCGCCGCGATGGCGTCGGCGTCGATCGTCTTCAAGGGCTCGGACTCCGCGTACGCCGCCACGCTGCTCACGCACGCCAAGCAGCTCTACTCGTTCGCCGACACCTACCGCGGCAAGTACTCCGACTGCGTCACCGACGCCCAGTCGTTCTACAAGTCGTGGTCCGGCTACCAGGACGAGCTCGTGTGGGGCGCGTACTGGCTCTACAAGGCCACGGGCGACGCGACGTACCTGACGAAGGCCGAGTCGGAGTACGACAAGCTCAGCAACGAGAACCAGACGACGACCAAGTCCTACAAGTGGACGGTCGCGTGGGACGACAAGTCGTACGCCACGTACGCGCTGCTCGCGATGGAGACGGGCAAGCAGAAGTACGTCGACGACGCCAACCGCTGGCTCGACTACTGGACCGTCGGCGTCAACGGCGCCAAGGTCACCTACTCCCCCGGCGGCATGGCCGTGCTCGACTCGTGGGGTGCGCTGCGGTACGCGGCCAACACCTCCTTCGTCGCGCTGGTCTACTCCGACTGGCTGACGGACACGACGCGCAAGGCGCGCTACCACGACTTCGGCGTCCGCCAGATCAACTACGCGCTGGGCGACAACCCGCGCAAGGCCTCGTACGTCGTCGGCTTCGGCGCCAACCCGCCGAAGAACCCGCACCACCGCACGGCGCACGGCTCGTGGCTCGACTCCCTGAAGGACCCGGTCGAGACGCGGCACGTGCTGTACGGCGCGCTCGTCGGCGGCCCGGGCTCGGCCAACGACGCCTACACGGACGACCGCGGCGACTACGTCGCCAACGAGGTCGCCACCGACTACAACGCCGGGTTCACCAGCGCGCTGGCCTACCTGACGGGCGAGTACGGCGGCACCCCGCTGGCGGGCTTCCCCACCGCGGAGAAGCCCGACCAGGACCAGTTCTTCGTCGAGGCCAAGCTCAACCAGCCGCAGTCCGGCGCGTTCACCGAGGTCAAGGCCATCATCCGCAACCGCTCGGCCTTCCCGGCCCGGTCGCTGACCAACGCCTCCATCCGGTACTGGTTCACGCTCGACGAGGGCGTCCCCGCCTCGAGCCTGTCCGTCTCGACCAACTACACCGAGTGCGGCAGCCAGCCCGCCGCGGTCAAGCACGCGTCCGGCTCGCTGTACTACGCGGAGATCGGCTGCGCGGGGCAGAACATCCACCCCGGCGGCCAGTCGCAGCACCGTCGCGAGATCCAGTTCCGCGTCCAGGGCACGCTGCAGTGGAACGCGACCAACGACCCGTCGTTCGCCGGGCTGCCCGCCACGGGCGACCCCGTGAAGACCACGGGCATCACGCTCCACGAGGGCAGCACGCTGCTGTGGGGCACGGTGCCCGACGGCACGGTCGGCCCGACCCCGACCCCGACCCCGACGGCGACGGCCACGCCGACCCCCACGGTCACGCCCACCCCGACCCCCACGCCGAGCGTCACGCCCGCCCCGGTGGGCTCACCGCGCAACCTCGCGGTCCGGCTCCGCAGCCTGGGGACGGTCGACGCGACGTGGGACGCCCCGAGCACCGGTGCGGCGGTCGTCGGGTACGACGTCGAGGTGGTCGGCGGGCAGTCCCTGCGGGTGACCGACCGCTCCGCGACGTTCTACGACCTGCGCAACGGCACGTACGTGCTGCGGGTGCGGGCCGTCGCCGCAGGTGGTCTCACGTCGCCCTGGGTGACGACCGGGTTCGAGGTCGTCGACGGGTTCCCGACGGCCTCCCCGACGTCCACGCCCACCTCCACACCCACCCCGACGCCGACCTCCGGCCCCGCGACGTGCGCCGTCACGTACTCCGCGAACAGCTGGAGCTCCGGCTTCACCGCATCGGTCCGGCTGAAGAACACGGGCTCGACGCCGCTGACCTGGTCGCTGACGTTCGACCTCACGGCCGGGCAGCAGCTCCAGCAGGGCTGGAGCGCGACGTGGTCGCAGACGGGCACCCGGGTCACGGCCACCGGCGCGGCGTGGAACACCACGCTGGCTCCGGGCGCGTCGGTCGACCTCGGCTTCAACGGCTCGCACACCGGCCAGAACCCGGCCCCGACGTCGTTCGCCGTGAACGGCGCGACCTGCGCGACAGGGTAG
- a CDS encoding peptidylprolyl isomerase, with protein MFATIHTSAGDIRVELFENHAPRTVENFVGLAQGTKEWTDPSTGAPRTDPLYSGVVFHRVIPDFMIQGGDPLGNGRGGPGYQFDDEIHPELTFSEPYLLAMANAGKQLNPVTGKVGGTNGSQFFISVAATTWLNGKHTIFGKVADEESRKVVDAIASTPTRPGDRPVQDVTITSITVEG; from the coding sequence ATGTTCGCGACCATCCACACGTCAGCCGGTGACATCCGGGTCGAGCTCTTCGAGAACCACGCACCGCGCACCGTCGAGAACTTCGTCGGCCTCGCGCAGGGGACCAAGGAGTGGACCGACCCGTCCACGGGCGCGCCCCGCACCGACCCGCTGTACTCGGGCGTCGTGTTCCACCGCGTCATCCCCGACTTCATGATCCAGGGCGGCGACCCGCTCGGGAACGGCCGCGGCGGCCCGGGCTACCAGTTCGACGACGAGATCCACCCCGAGCTCACGTTCTCCGAGCCCTACCTGCTCGCGATGGCGAACGCGGGCAAGCAGCTGAACCCGGTGACGGGCAAGGTCGGCGGCACCAACGGCTCGCAGTTCTTCATCTCCGTCGCCGCCACGACGTGGCTCAACGGCAAGCACACGATCTTCGGCAAGGTCGCGGACGAGGAGAGCCGCAAGGTCGTCGACGCGATCGCCTCGACGCCGACGCGCCCCGGCGACCGCCCGGTGCAGGACGTCACGATCACGTCCATCACGGTGGAGGGCTGA
- a CDS encoding rhomboid family intramembrane serine protease, with product MPGGPVAGSPGLPGGEQAPVCPRHPDRVSYVRCQRCGRPACPECQRPAAVGVHCVDCVAEAARTSPQGRTVLGGRVRGGRPVVTLTIIGLCVVSYVLQLVVTGWTSRWAFSPVAGAFEPWRFLTAAFLHSPGQVFHILFNMFALWMVGPYLESTLGRARFATLYLVSALGGSVGAVLLAPATDTWTTAMVGASGAVFGMFGAVLVVLRRTGRDAGSIIGILVLNGVLGFVLPGIAWQAHLGGLVVGALLGAAYAYAPRDRRALVGWAAPAALLVVLLGATWAMYTAYGLV from the coding sequence GTGCCGGGCGGCCCCGTCGCGGGGTCGCCCGGCCTCCCGGGCGGGGAGCAGGCGCCCGTGTGCCCGCGCCACCCCGACCGGGTGTCCTACGTCCGGTGCCAGCGGTGCGGCCGGCCGGCGTGCCCCGAGTGCCAGCGGCCCGCGGCGGTGGGCGTGCACTGCGTCGACTGTGTCGCCGAGGCGGCGCGCACGTCCCCCCAGGGGCGCACCGTCCTGGGCGGACGGGTCCGCGGCGGGCGCCCGGTCGTCACGCTGACGATCATCGGGCTGTGCGTGGTGTCCTACGTGCTGCAGCTCGTCGTGACCGGGTGGACCTCGCGCTGGGCGTTCAGCCCGGTCGCCGGTGCCTTCGAGCCGTGGCGCTTCCTCACGGCCGCGTTCCTGCACTCACCCGGCCAGGTCTTCCACATCCTGTTCAACATGTTCGCGCTGTGGATGGTCGGTCCGTACCTCGAGTCGACCCTCGGCCGCGCGAGGTTCGCCACGTTGTACCTGGTCAGCGCGCTGGGGGGCTCGGTGGGGGCGGTGCTGCTCGCACCCGCGACCGACACGTGGACCACCGCCATGGTCGGCGCCTCGGGGGCCGTGTTCGGCATGTTCGGGGCCGTCCTCGTCGTGCTGCGGCGCACGGGCCGGGACGCGGGCTCCATCATCGGGATCCTCGTCCTCAACGGCGTCCTCGGGTTCGTCCTGCCCGGCATCGCCTGGCAGGCGCACCTCGGCGGGCTGGTCGTCGGGGCGCTCCTGGGCGCCGCCTACGCCTACGCGCCGCGGGACCGCCGGGCGCTCGTGGGCTGGGCCGCCCCGGCCGCGCTCCTGGTCGTCCTGCTCGGCGCGACCTGGGCGATGTACACGGCCTACGGGCTCGTGTGA
- a CDS encoding cell division protein CrgA — translation MTTKPPLLTAPSQTGATPVPESKSRKKATYTPPPSKAAAPKPLPRWFLPVSLGLMILGLLWLVVTYLSPGAAYPVPGIGQWNLAVGFTIIIVGFGMLTRWR, via the coding sequence GTGACGACGAAGCCGCCCCTGCTCACCGCACCGTCGCAGACAGGAGCCACGCCCGTGCCCGAGTCCAAGTCGCGCAAGAAGGCGACGTACACCCCGCCGCCGTCCAAGGCCGCCGCACCGAAGCCTCTTCCGCGCTGGTTCCTGCCCGTGTCCCTCGGGCTGATGATCCTCGGGCTCCTCTGGCTGGTCGTGACCTACCTGTCCCCCGGGGCTGCGTACCCGGTCCCCGGGATCGGCCAGTGGAACCTCGCGGTCGGCTTCACGATCATCATCGTCGGCTTCGGCATGCTCACGCGCTGGCGCTGA
- a CDS encoding DUF881 domain-containing protein — MPSTADVGTPRTRRQSLGRGAVSVGLVLGLSGLMFTVNARGTDDDAQRHPQDLRELTQKQALTVERLSGEVDQLRSQVESLTAEQNTLAGRPSVTAPPGDLVEGGSVPVSGQGLTVTLDDAPVDVRREDMNPDLLVVHQQDIQSVMNALWAGGAEAMGLMDQRVVSTTGVQCQGNVLRLHGRMYSPPFVITVIGDPERLRAALEADTAVRSYVRDAGELGLGWSVEDRASVELPAYSGATELSWARVPDDVEVLPGLPAAATDEPVPAAAGDAARDAEGGL, encoded by the coding sequence ATGCCATCGACCGCCGACGTCGGCACGCCCCGGACCCGCCGCCAGAGCCTGGGCCGGGGTGCGGTCTCCGTGGGGCTGGTGCTCGGGCTCTCCGGCCTGATGTTCACGGTCAACGCGCGCGGCACCGACGACGACGCGCAGCGCCACCCGCAGGACCTGCGCGAGCTCACGCAGAAGCAGGCCCTCACCGTCGAGCGGCTGTCCGGCGAGGTCGACCAGCTGCGCTCGCAGGTCGAGAGCCTCACCGCCGAGCAGAACACGCTCGCGGGCCGCCCGTCGGTGACGGCACCCCCCGGCGACCTCGTCGAGGGCGGCTCGGTCCCCGTCAGCGGGCAGGGGCTGACGGTGACGCTCGACGACGCGCCCGTCGACGTCCGGCGCGAGGACATGAACCCGGACCTGCTCGTCGTCCACCAGCAGGACATCCAGTCCGTCATGAACGCCCTGTGGGCCGGCGGGGCGGAGGCGATGGGCCTCATGGACCAGCGCGTCGTGTCCACCACCGGCGTCCAGTGCCAGGGCAACGTCCTGCGGCTGCACGGCCGCATGTACTCCCCGCCGTTCGTCATCACGGTCATCGGTGACCCGGAGCGCCTGCGGGCCGCGCTCGAGGCGGACACCGCCGTGCGCAGCTACGTGCGTGACGCGGGCGAGCTGGGGCTCGGGTGGAGCGTCGAGGACCGCGCGAGCGTCGAGCTGCCCGCGTACTCCGGCGCGACCGAGCTGAGCTGGGCCCGCGTGCCCGACGACGTCGAGGTCCTGCCCGGTCTGCCCGCCGCGGCGACCGACGAGCCCGTCCCCGCCGCGGCGGGCGACGCCGCGCGGGACGCCGAGGGTGGCCTGTGA
- a CDS encoding class E sortase: MSTPRVVARPPTHVRTAGRSRASRLVYGVIGVIGELLITIGILLLGFLVWQLWWTDVEGNAVQAEIVREMDFAPPPPADDGGVRIAEPRRDEPPVMEEPGHAEQIAHFMTPRWAGEQLRPISQGTDRPTVLDVLGIGHYEGTAMPGGVGNFALAGHRVTFGKPFNRIEELQIGDALIVRTKDTWYVYKATATEVVLPRDVRVIWPVPNQEGVEPTERYITLTTCHPMFSARERYVVHGVLDYWAPVADGVPAEIADAVESGQLDLSGGAT; this comes from the coding sequence GTGAGCACGCCCCGCGTCGTCGCGCGCCCGCCCACCCACGTCCGCACCGCAGGCAGGTCGCGGGCCTCGCGGCTCGTGTACGGCGTGATCGGCGTGATCGGCGAGCTGCTCATCACCATCGGCATCCTGCTGCTCGGCTTCCTCGTGTGGCAGCTGTGGTGGACGGACGTCGAGGGCAATGCCGTGCAGGCCGAGATCGTGCGGGAGATGGACTTCGCGCCGCCGCCTCCGGCCGACGACGGCGGCGTGCGGATCGCCGAGCCGCGGCGCGACGAGCCGCCCGTCATGGAGGAGCCCGGCCACGCCGAGCAGATCGCGCACTTCATGACGCCCCGGTGGGCCGGCGAGCAGCTGCGCCCGATCTCGCAGGGCACCGACCGCCCGACCGTGCTCGACGTCCTGGGTATCGGCCACTACGAGGGCACGGCCATGCCGGGCGGCGTCGGCAACTTCGCGCTCGCCGGCCACCGCGTGACGTTCGGCAAGCCGTTCAACCGCATCGAGGAGCTGCAGATCGGCGACGCGCTGATCGTGCGCACGAAGGACACCTGGTACGTGTACAAGGCGACGGCGACGGAGGTCGTGCTGCCGCGCGACGTGCGCGTCATCTGGCCCGTGCCCAACCAGGAGGGCGTCGAGCCCACCGAGCGGTACATCACGCTGACGACCTGCCACCCGATGTTCTCGGCACGTGAGCGGTACGTCGTGCACGGTGTGCTCGACTACTGGGCGCCGGTCGCCGACGGTGTCCCCGCGGAGATCGCCGACGCGGTCGAGTCCGGGCAGCTCGACCTGTCGGGCGGCGCTACGTGA
- a CDS encoding aminodeoxychorismate/anthranilate synthase component II, with the protein MTRILVVDNYDSFVYTIVGYLDQLGAKTEVVRNDAVPPPAERAGYDGVLVSPGPGTPADAGASIQVIRDCAAAGTPMLGVCLGHQALGEVFGGTVTHAPELMHGKTSPVEHDGQGVLDGLPTPFTATRYHSLAVVDGTFSDELVVTARTNGIIMGLQHRDLPLHGVQFHPESVLTEGGHRLLANWLQVCGATDAVERSQGLHPLVRL; encoded by the coding sequence ATGACGCGGATCCTCGTCGTCGACAACTACGACTCGTTCGTCTACACGATCGTCGGCTACCTCGACCAGCTCGGGGCCAAGACGGAGGTGGTGCGCAACGACGCCGTGCCGCCGCCGGCCGAGCGCGCCGGGTACGACGGCGTCCTCGTGTCGCCCGGCCCCGGTACGCCGGCCGACGCGGGCGCGAGCATCCAGGTCATCCGGGACTGCGCCGCCGCCGGGACGCCGATGCTGGGCGTGTGCCTGGGCCACCAGGCGCTCGGCGAGGTGTTCGGCGGCACCGTGACGCACGCACCCGAGCTCATGCACGGCAAGACGAGCCCCGTCGAGCACGACGGCCAGGGCGTCCTCGACGGCCTGCCGACGCCCTTCACGGCGACGCGCTACCACTCGCTGGCCGTCGTCGACGGCACGTTCTCCGACGAGCTGGTCGTCACCGCGCGCACCAACGGCATCATCATGGGCCTGCAGCACCGCGACCTGCCGCTGCACGGCGTGCAGTTCCACCCCGAGTCCGTGCTCACCGAGGGCGGTCACCGTCTGCTGGCCAACTGGCTGCAGGTGTGCGGCGCGACGGACGCCGTCGAGCGGTCGCAGGGGCTGCACCCGCTCGTCCGCCTCTGA